A section of the Telopea speciosissima isolate NSW1024214 ecotype Mountain lineage chromosome 3, Tspe_v1, whole genome shotgun sequence genome encodes:
- the LOC122655982 gene encoding uncharacterized protein LOC122655982, which produces MAETRSITASDTSEVRTGKPKIEGEGKAFCHCEEGWTCVITKTKGPDAGKVFFKCGEGCTCVSVTDAGIGTTSSSIPEGFGGLGGGKTFCKCEDGWACEIYKTETPDAGKPFYNCAEDCKCVTPA; this is translated from the exons ATGGCCGAGACAAGAAGCATTACTGCCAGTGACACAAGCGAAGTAAG GACTGGTAAACCTAAGAtcgaaggagaaggaaaagctTTCTGTCACTGTGAGGAAGGGTGGACTTGTGTGATTACCAAGACCAAAGGCCCAGATGCAGGCAAggtgttcttcaagtgcggCGAAGGTTGCACTTGCGTGAGCGTGACAGATGCCGGTATCGGTACTACCTCAAGCAGCATCCCTGAGGGTTTTGGTGGATTGGGAGGAGGCAAGACTTTCTGCAAATGCGAGGATGGGTGGGCATGTGAGATCTATAAGACAGAGACCCCTGATGCCGGCAAACCGTTCTATAATTGTGCCGAAGATTGCAAGTGTGTGACTCCTGCTTAA